The Ipomoea triloba cultivar NCNSP0323 chromosome 14, ASM357664v1 region GCAGTTGTGCAGCAACTCGCACGAACTAGATTGTCAAATTCACTTGTTCAGGCTGTGGCACTTCTAAGGCAGAGAAACCAGAAAGGAGTGGTATGATATATCTGTGATTTCTACTTAGTTTATTGCACATATCCATTTGTGTCAAAGTTCACGCTTTAATGTTTCTCTCATTCTCTTTGGTGGTAGGTTTCCTCGCTCAATAACTTGTTAGCCTGTGACAAGGTTGTACCTTCAACCCCATTATCATGGGAGGTGCCCGAGGAACTTGATGATCTCTTCCTGATATATCTTAAAAGTGACCCAGCACCCGAGAGGCTCTCGAGGTTACAATACTTGCTGGATATAAGTGATTCAAAGGCGGACACTCTAAAAGAGTTAAAGGATAGAACAGTGCCAAACGAAGCCGAAGAGGAAGAGTTTGTTTTTTGAACCTGCCATCACTTTAGCAGCAGAGAACTAGTGTTTGTAGGCATGAATTGTTTACCACCAGATGTCATATCACAGTTTTGTAATATAACACTAGGATGCTGTTCTTAATTTTCACCGATTCCTCATTTTGCAATTTCGTGAAGAAACATTTATGTTCGTTTGAAATGGTAGATTGTAAGGAGCCATTGATGTTTCAATGTATAATAAATTTTCTTGTCTatctatttgtatttttatttttttatttttttttgcataaaataggCATCATGTTTACTGAGGATTCAACCTCTGATATCAGATTTTGAAAGGTATACTATAACGGAGGACACTAAAAATCTTTAATTCTTTGATTCAATatatacaaagttacaaaccgcaaaaaaaaaaatattttaggtaaaaGGTTTAGTCTGTAATTTTTTAggaatccaatatatatataggtgcaaTAGGGGTGCGTCATTGATATTTCAGTATTTCCTACTCTTACCAAATAACTTAACTAACATTTTGCCTTTGTTACTCACTTACTTGTCTCTGTATCTTTATTGCCGTGTTTGGTTGGGTAGAAAAGAACACTTCTAAACACACACTCAAATAAGTAGGTTTTCTTGACTTCTCACGTAAGAGAGTAATACTTTTTaactaaaatgtaatacttttttatgGACTTATAAAAATAGCATCATTGTTTACTATTTATCGatcaaaatattcttttttgtttattttctttaatattttttaatttttaattttgacattttgtgtttaataagtACTAGtaattcttttaatataatttctaaaaatataaaatttatatattaatactaaacataatattatgaaaaattaaattgtaaataattttaatcaagCATTGTTAACCAAATCAAATGCATAAGATGAGACAGAGAATATTACagtttaactaaaaaaatattacatgtgtCACTTGTGAAACTCCAATCTATCAATTTGCAGTGTATAATTGATGACCAAATGCATATCTCAATAATGTCAAAACAGATTTGCTAACATATGGAGCTTTTCCTTTCattgaagaatgaagattgTCTATTCTCCTACCATACTATCTCCAATGGAATCAAATGCTAGAAAACAGACCTTGCTCAAACATGCCCACACTACATGAACAACCAAGCAATACTCTTTCTATATAAAATGCTAAGGCGCTAAGCCAAACACGATCGGctatttcaatttttcaattttccaaattagAGAAATGGACAAGTAAACCTATTCAATTTGTTTTCCGTTTTCCAATTTTTCCAACAAATGGAAAATTTATCGAGTTGCTGTGTTAGTAAATACACCCACCCTTCAATATACTTTTATGCCTAAACATAAAGAATATGAGCATACTAACCATGAGTCTTCAGACTTAATTATGTTTAGATTAGAAATTTTAGACATGAAAGAAGCATGGGCAAACTACTATCATTTCTGATCACATGAACACTACACttcttcaaatatatgttcCCATTTCAAACTGACAAAATGCAGTAAACAATAGAGTGCAGCAGAGAGTTTCAGTAGAAGAGAAAATAGGGAAGCTCCATTACTGTGTTATGGTTCAAGTGAATACAAGAAGAAGATACAACTTGTTTATATGGGAAGAAAAAAACGGTTATAAACACCAAAGTTATTAGCCAAAGCATATGAAACATACCTTGTATCTACCCATAAAACCCTATAAATGCAAACAAGCTCAATAGTGGAAGCACAAATATCAACTCCGAATTATAGCAAGTAAGtttctattttcattttgatCAAGCTGAATTCTATATATCAGCAGTAGAATTATTTTTGCTTAAAAGATACTGAGTAAAACAATAGGCAAGTTCATACACTATACAGGACCTTTACTATAGCAAGATTACAACCTTTTTTCTTTAGCAGATCATCATTGCAAGCTTTCTGCAACTTCAATCATAATCTATAAGCATACCTAATGAAATAGAATACGAGAAGAGGGATTTGATTACAGAGGTTTTGAATCAAAGAGCTTTAAAGCAGTCTGTTTACCATTAAAATTTAAGATCATCGGCACGCTTCAAATTCAAATTCGAAGATGAAACCAAATGCCTCCAAACGTATCTGCCGCTAGCCATGTCCACGAAGGTCCAAAATCCGTTCCCTATCACGCCGCACACCTACAATTTTATCGCATTAAATTTGGATTAATATTCGGCAAATTTCACGAGCAAATGCTACTCCGTATTTAAGCTTCTGATTTTGGAGGAAATTTTCTAGAAAACGAACAAATAATTAACAAACGATACCTTGGAGCAGATTGGAAGAGAACTTGAGGAAGACAACGACGAAGCAGAGTGGAGCTTAACCGGAGTTTCGTCTGCGGCGTGGCTCTGATAGTCGTCACTAGGAGTTTTGAGGTTTCGGAAGGCGAAAAATCCGGCGAGAGTTACAGAGAGAAAGATGAGAATGATTCTCAGCGGACACATATTTGCTTTCTCTCTCTAAGTTGTAGGGcctttagagagagaaaatttaagacggaaatgaaaaaagaaaaaaacgacGATCAACCGTCAAGCATGAGGGACCGAGATAACAGCCCGCTTCTTGTCGCATTTTATAggacaaaataattttttttttgaaaacatagtacaaaataattaattaaaggcgAAATGGTCTTTTTTGAACCACAATAATTTCtcataaaacataaataaatttattccatcaattacaattttttttggcaGTTTTCACTTACCCACACTTCAAAAATAATtcttttcaataaaataatttttttaaaaaattcttattatataagaacaaaattttgttacttacaaataaaaattataatcataTGTATTTTCCCCCTTATTATGCTAATATTTGCTTTTGTAAAAtggaattaatcaaatcaaGTCGTGATTAGATTTAATTCAAAAACTCCAACCTCCAATCAAGTCTCTATGGGACAATATTTTCATTGCACCTGTAACATAACCTAAAACTTTTTGCACTCACTTTGCATCCAAAGCGATCGATAATTCGATaccttaaaatatatatatatatatatatatatatatatagagagagagagagagagagagagagctatGGCAATTTATATCCAACTACTTCCTCACTAGTCaatcttataaaaattaaaatataggtaACTATCTATGTTTGAGATAGTATCACCATCTTGGTTACGTTGAACTCGACGCACATAATTTTTCTAGTGCGATAGGGATTTACTTCTCTGATCTTGTGTAGTACGTAGTAAACTAGTGCAGTTTACTTCTCTAATCTTGTGTAGTAGTAAAATAGTAACTACAATTTTTCTCAGTAGGAGGTAGACCATGTGCGACGAACTAGACCAAAAAAATGTTAACAAGAATTGAACTTGTGACTTTTTAGTACGAAAATCGTACTCTACTCACTCAGTCACCCTTTaaatcaaacaactttttaattGTATATAGTTAATCAATCATGATATATTAAGTTAAAGgcatatttttttacttatgtagtactccgtattactcAATTTGAAATACACAGGGAAATGGTGCCACCGATTACACCCCATATGGAAAGGGGtaggttcgagtctcagtaaagataatattgactctttgtgcttcaataggttgagaaagtagttataaacagcaTTGTAACAGAAATGCAACAGAGTccgtagtactcaaaaaaaataaaaaaattacacaggGAAATGGTATATACCCAACCCAGGTAAGATGTCACTTGTCTCCAACAAAACAGGATTTGAAGCATCAAGAATTGATCAATACTTccctaactaaaaaaaaattggtagccATAACCAAATTGATAATCAGATATCCCACAGAGCATGGGAGGATGCTTGTTGCAGTTCACCGTACATTCATCGCACTGCAGTATGCAGCTGCTGAAAGATGTTGGTTGGATCTAGATATGCTAGCCCTTCACAGATCACACCAAACTTTCCGAATCTGTAAAATGGAGCATCCCTTTTGGAAGGGTGAGTAAAAGCCTGTGACATTCTGCGGGGAGGTGAAGGAGGAGAAGAGGGAAAGTAAATAATTCAGCTGGGAACATTGAATAGAGCAGCAAGCAAAAAACCGGGCTATCATCGCAGTATGTTTGTGCACTTAAAACCACAACTTGGTGCTGTGATTTAGGAATAATACACAACAATCGGGATGAAAAGAGGGATGCCCAAAAGTTACCTTTCTATGGTTTTGCAAACCGAGCAATTTTAGCAAGCACAGTTCGTAAACTTCTGATACCAGCCCCAGATTTTGAGCTGACCATCatctgaaaagaaaaacaagaaaagaagCATACAAATATATTTGGGTTTCTTCCTAGAAAATGTGCAAAGGCTTCAAATGAAATAAACTATTCCATTGTGCTGTTAATACCAGAGGTTGAACCGCAGACTTGCTTGCCTTGAGGTTCTGCAAGATTGGGTCGCAAATGAGAACATCAGTGTTACCATGGAGTTGACAAACATTTCAATTAGAAATCAGTTAAATCACTAAATTCACCTCTTCTATTTGCATTGCACGGCGTGCAACATCAATAGGGAATACAGTATCAGTCTTGGTTAAAATAATCTGGTATTTTGTTTGAGATCTGTGAATGACGTAAAATTACCAAGTTAGACTCCATAATGTTATGAAGAATGGGACTGCTCTTCTACGATAGACTGGCAGGATGTGCAATGCCCAAAAAATTGGATCTTTTACTGtagattgaaaaataaaaataatattgatatGTATGCTATCACCTTTCCATCAATTCAACAAGTTCATGATCCCTTGCCTTCATACCCCATTTAGTATCGATGAGAAGGCATACTCTCTTTAGGCCAATCCTTGTAGAGACATACTCTTTCACCTGAAATTTCAAAGGTTTTAGAAGACGCATATTGAATGTTTCACAATTCTTTGAATTAAAATCAAGAAACTATAAGGTCAGGCAATTGTAATGAAAACCGAAATTGTTATTAATCCATTAACCAACTCAATAAtggttatttattttacattattaataactaaattaaagaacacaTCCTTCAGtctaaatatgtatatagaaTTGCCAATTTCTCTATTTTGAGGTAGAAACACAGAAAATGCCttgaatatttagtatttagTGAACATTATATAGCtagtaaatatattataataagtaGCTAGCAGAGCACAACTTACTAAGAATGTGTCATATTTGCCTTTCAAAAACAAAGAATGAAGTCACAAGTTATACAGTCAGGCATGCTGATGGATCTATTTGGCATAGAACTGTGAGGTCATAAATTTATGGTTTTACTTGTATCCAATAAAGCATCACTCAAACAAGAAAACCCTAAAGATAAAGAGGCGCCAAGTTAATAAGTAAAGTACATCTATACAAGCTGAATAGCCTTTATTAATATAGACCCTTTTGACTGGATTAGGATTTAATCTATATCATTACATACTAGGGAACTGCAATATTTTGGCAGTACTGGCTTGCTTAATGCAAattaaaaagaacaaaagcaGAACTCATTAGCATACTCACAAGCTCCTCCCAAGCTTCCTTCACGTCTTCTTTTGCATAAGCAAAACCATATCCAGGCAAATCAACCAAGCAGAGCTTTTGGGCAAGTTTGAAGAAATTAATTGTCTGCATCAAGGTCAGCTGTCATTTCAAATGCACTACAGTTCCTATATTTCAGTCAAATGAGAAAAGAGATTACTTGAGTCAATCCAGGCTTATCTGATGTCCGTACGACACCCCATTGCCTTGTCAATGCATTCAGCAGAGATGACTTCCCTACGTTTGATCTTCCTATTCCAATTCAAGGTAGGAAATTTACACCAAATGGTCACAAAGTAATGAAGGCATAAGCTCACGTATAACTAGCTAGTGCTTTCTacaaaagaaaacagaaaataataCAGCAAACCTGCAAATGCAATTTCTGGCAGATCTGGCGGGGGAAAAGATGAAGAGATTTTTGCAGCAgcaaaaaaagttaatttattCCTGAATACCTGCAGAGAGCCGAAATGTAAAACCGATTAATGTACAATGCAGCACACAGAATATCCAACTCTAAGGTCCCTCAACTCAGAACTGAAGAAGATATCATCCATCATCTTATTGGTGGGGATAAACTGTTAATTCTGAATCTTTCAACTCATAGAACTAAATAAGTTACGGTTAAAAGAATATTGCAATAAATTTAAGTTTACCGGTTCTTCAATCCGTTCCCTTTCTGAGCTTGTTGACATTGGTATATTATCTAAAGGGGCAGAAAGCTCCACATTGTAGCCTGCCCTTCTTAACATAATTTCACGCCTACGACCTAATAACTGCAAGAGAACAACAAATTATCCATAAAAGGATACTTGATGttacccaaaaaaagaaaaaggaccAATAAGCATGCAATTCAAACATACAAAGCCTGGCTAGAATAAATTACATTCTCTTCCACAAAGGAAAGGATGGAAGGGCTAGGGCGTATAGCACGAAACTGTGCATTCTTCGACATTTCAGCATTACTCTTTTGCTCTATGTCTTCTTTCttctgtttattattattattatctgaAAAGCAAGCACAAGAAAGTTAATAAGCAAGCAAGAAAACAGTCTTATTTCAGCATTACTCTATTTCCAGTCTCTATACTTTCAATGAGATCCATAGAGAAACATGCAACAAGTGAAAGCATTGGTATCATCAAATGAAGAGCCTAATTGAGCCAAAACTAAAAGGTAGTGCAAGCCTGGACGTAGTGACAGGCAGCACTACACACTTTCTTGCTCCATGggatgatttttattttattttttaaaaggacAACTCACAACTGGTTCCTTTATGTTAatgaccaaaaataaatattggttTCACAATCTCAAGGCAATGGTAACTCCATAAGATCCGGTGGCAAATATGAGATATAGCACGTAATAAACAAGAAACTACAAATGCATAAACCTATGTGTAACAAAGTTTACAAAACAGTGAAGCACTTCCAAATCCAGTTATGACTCAAACTGAATAACTAACCCATAGCTACAAGATGAATTAAAGAACACTTTCTATTCAATACAACCTTTAGTATTGTAACACCAGAAAGTCTTGCAAAGAAACAACACTTTCCACTAAGATAAAAAGGGAAGGGATGAAGTAAATAAAGAATGGCTATGTAATACCTGAAACAATATAAAGGGGAAAGGAACCTTGCTGATACTAACCATTCATAGATGTGCCATCATCTAGTCTCTTGTTTGAGATATCATGAGGATCAATGCGgattcctttctttttcttctttggccGCTCTGTTATGTCTATATTATCAGCCAACCCCTTTTTGTCCTTGGGCTTTGTCTTAAGAGATTTCTTGAGAGACTCAACTTTTTGCTCGTTTTCGTTCTTATTTGAATTTGTTCTCACTTCAGATCTGCTTTTGGCATTGACATTAGTCATGGAATCCCCAATGCTATTACCCTTCCTTACAGTCTTAGATTTAGCTCTTGATTTTTTCTCATCAAGGAACTCACCTTCCTGGGATTTCCTTCCTCTTGGCGATGAATCTCTCCTACTAGACCGCCCAGAGACATGATAATCTTCATTTTCTCTTTGCTTTCCTGTATGCGTCTCAAGTTTAAGCTTATTCCTGCCTAGCTTAGATAAAGACTTTCTGTTCTGTAACCCCATATTGGCATCCAATGCTCTTTCCTCATCTGTATTTCGACCAGCAGAAATTCTCTTCCTTTTCCCACCAGAAGACAATGACTTGATATGACCATCCTCCTCAACCTTCAATATTTCCTTCCTACCTCTCTTTCCAGGCGTAATCTCACCCTTGAAAGAGATATCAACTGGTTTTCTTACCCTACTTCCAGTTTTCTTACCTTCTGTAACACTTGTTCTCTTTGAAGTGGTGGTAACAACACTGCCATTACTGGCCTTCGATTTACCAGCTGAAACTTTCAGTTTCTTCTGAACCCTAGTGTTTTTCAACCCCGTTAGCGCTGGCATCGTTGTAAAGTACTAATTCAAGTGATACAATCAGAATTTCAAAGCTCAAATCAAGCAACCAGGAACAGAACCAGACAATCAGAGCACAACTGCGGAAGAGAAGCAATGTAAATACATTATACGTCTCATTTCCATAAACACTTGCACACATTGATAGGCACACGATCGAATGAATTCCACTGGTATATACAGAGTAAAAGTCCAAGTTTCATAATAAAACAAAGCCTTACAAataggaaaacacaataataccTTTATTTTTGCATGTATTTTGTGTTAAGAGCATTTTCCGGTGTTGCAGAGATCCTTTTTGGCACCGTTCGCCGCCGCTTGCGGTGGCTCTACTGCTCTCACTTCAGAGCTGCGGGAAAATCGCCGTCGATGTAGTGTTGAATCACCGTAGCGTCGATTAATTTAAGTCGACAGTCTATGGCCCATATGCTGTAGCTTAGCCCAAATCTATTCGTAAAAATAGAGCCCAAAAGATATTGCTTagttgttaatttgttatacaatttagtttataatactacctccgtctcATTTTGGTTGTCCGATTCCTTTATCaggttatttttaatctaatttttcataatattaagtttagcattaatatataaaatttatatatttagaaactacactaaaaatactattaaacacaaaaaaataaatttaaaaataaaaaaaaattactaaagaaaataagtaataaagaaatagttgatttgaccaatgaatagtaaataggacaagtaaaatgggacagagggagtatttaaAAACCAAAAATTCTCGAGCTAATACATCTATATGAAAAGTAGGCGAGTGACATGCTACTCTCCACAACTTAATAAATAACGGACTTCCCTAGTTAAAGCGTGGACAACACCTTTCGCAGACCACTTAACAAACGAAAACTTTAGACCATCAAACGTGCGGTGGCTACAAGTTCTTTTATATCATTTACCACCAACCCAAATGCATCATACACAACCTCTCCCTGAATAGGGAATAGCAAGCACCACCGGTTGGGCATCTATCTCCACTTTCACCCTGTCCGTCCTAATACTTTAACTAGGAGTCGTTAGGATCCCGTCGTGTATGGTTGTCATCTCtattcatgatataatttgttgcAATTGATCTACATGTTGAACATCATCaaatataaccaataaatataatgcacttTTTAAGTACGGAATATCTGTTTAGATTTTTAGTAAAAATGAAACACAtcattcaatttgatatatcaGATCCAATATCATGCAAAAAGTGATAAGTTTGTATACATGTACGTGTTGCTTGAAGCCCACACATCTAAAGAATAATATGAGAATCATCACCCACACCCGCAATATAACTTCCGTGTGCATGGGAAGGAGTAATgaatttcttcaattcttttgaTTATAATAACTGAGACAAAAAGTAATTTCATTAATTCCTATTATGATTCTTCAAGTGTAACTCGATGTTAGGATCAACGTTGTCGGAAAACACATCCTTGCATAACTCTCTATAGAATCTGCAAACAAGATCCAAGAACACCGGACACCTCAGATTCTCCCAGCAGTAAACCAAATCCTCAACATCCATATTCAAATCCCTAACCCCCATTCTCCCTTCTCCGGCCACTATCCCCGCCAAGCACTTCTCGAACCTTCTACACGCATCGCCGCCGTCCATCTCGTCCGGAATCCGCCCATCTTCCCGACCATTATTCCTCACATACGCCGGAGTCAAAGGAGAGGGAAACGGCGCCTTCTGATTAATCGTCGTGTCCGAGTAGCTCTTCAGCTCCATCGCCTCATCTTCGTCGTCGTCCTCTCTCTCCTTCCTTAAATATCGGAAAATACTTCGCCGGATGCGGCGTTCGCCGGCGATTCTGCGCTGTCTTGGACGGCGGAGCCGCCGGCCGACGGAGAGAGAGTTTCGGAGCCTGAATTTGAAGAGGTGaagcattattttcttgaatgGGGAGAAGATGAAACGCTTGCATGAAGATGTGATCATCAGCTTCATGTCTACTGTGGTTTAGTTTGATCGATGATCGGTGTAGTGTAGATTAAAGTCTGTGTAATTAATGTTTTATATGTACAGAAACTGAACTGATGAAGAAGTAATGGGATACACGTCCAGAAATGATATGATGTTGTTGGTGAAGAAAAGTGGGACACCATCAACTCacaaaccattttttttttttgaaaacctattCATTCAACACTATACATGGCTGCATTATATTttgaatcttttattttaaaataaaattagaaaaagtgtcaaatccacaaacattataaaattaatagtatttttgcttatttttagatattatatttaaaatatttttggatatgtttggtttaaataaaaaaatattttagccCTAAACTATCACACAACTAATGTAGGCCTCATGAGCCTAGGCTACTCAATCTTGTGTGACGGTGACTAGACTTTTACATGTATTATTTTAGATGTGACAAGAATTTAACTTGATGaattaatcaattttaaatCAGGAACAATCTCAGCCAAATTAGTTAGACTATTGACTTAGTAATTATACGGTTATAAATTCGATACTCTTTTTTTTCCAATCGAGAAAGCCAAGGTACGAATTTAGAACTTTACAATTACCATACTCACCAACTACTTGATTGGGCATTAATTGATTGGAGATTATACAACAATAGATCaagattttttttgtatttacatTTGGAGTTTTGACCATTACAAGCTACTCAAGTTGTTCTTACCTCATCAATCACAAAACTGCAGAAAACACACAtcaaaatttaacataaaaaaaGCTTAGCTTATTTCACTCTCTGAACTCCCATCTCATCAAATCTACCAGTTTTATTATGGTCATATGCCCCTTACCAGTCACAAACCAAGCTCAATTCTCAGAAGAAGAAGCAGCATTTACGCATCGAGAGCTCTTTCTAGACCCCTCGCGAGGGGCTTGGAACCCGATGTTCTCAACAGATCCAACAGTGTTGAACAATCGCCTTTTGCTCACCTCCTCCACCAATGATCGGTGCAGTAGCTGGCTGCGCATATCTACTAGGGATCGGTTCCTTGTTAATCTACGCATCTCAAGCGTGCATTTATctcgagaagttgaagctcGGTTCGTTTCCGGCACGTCCTTGCACGTTTGAGCCGGGGAGTTCCCGGTGCTTGAATTCTCTCCAGGACAGAATCGGGAATGGCTATGCGTAACAGCAACTGATGCCTGACTTTGTTTCCTCGGGCTTATATGATCGTTCTCGTCGCTAGAAACATAATTCAAGTATGAATAGTTACCCGAGCACGAAGAGCCCTCCGAGCTCGTGTCTTCATACCATTCAtctacacacatatatagagaTAAAATTGACGCTATGATCATACACAATTATAACAAATGAATAACACGGAAGAAAGAgttattcacaatttcacataccTTGAAGCCATCGGGGACCTTGGCTATTTCCTGAAAACGACACTTGGGATGACGAACAAGATGAGAATGAGAAGTGAGGATTGTGATGTTCGTTATCGCTGTCCTTATAGTTAAGCGCGTGGTAATCAGATGAGTCGTACTGATTCCATTTCTTCCACTGAGGCACTAGGCCAGTAATCTCCCCGTCAATCATATTTGCGATTTCAGTAGGTTTCCAGTCTGTAATTTCTAATTCCTTCACCATTTCAATCGCAACATCAGTTGGGGTGTCGCTTAAAATGTCAAACGGAAAGAACACATTCCTAACAGCACCTGCAAGGacagaaaattttcaaaatctatacttttggatgacgagggacACCCGTAGTCACTATCCGAGTgtgtgcattgggtaaaccTCGCCTTATGACTCTAGCCggtaaaggatcacaaggaggtaaaccattCTAGGTTtctcatagctgaccggctcaagctaagaaggccaataggccgctcccACTAGGAGTCGAACTTGGGACCTTGGGGTTACCAAGCCAACCATAATCTAAACTTTGATTCTATAGGAAgaagggtaacacttgtgtgagactgtctcacgggtcacaatccgtgagacgggtcagatatttgattaatgggtcggatctttgacctcattaactAAATATCTGACccatctcacggattgagacccgtgagacagtctcacacaaatgtTACCCCTTcctaggcaaaaacttgtgtgagaccgtctcactggtctcaatccgtgagatgggtcggatctttaattaatgaggtcaaagatccgacccattaatcaaatatctgaCCGAACTTTAGTGACCTCATTCACTTCTAAAACAAAGAGATAACGCATTACAACTAGCAAGAAGCTTCATAAACCATTaaagggaaaatatatatataccttcttTATCAGCGATCTGCACTTTAAGAAAGATGGTTTCATCTTCCGGATTTGACTTCCCGGTGATAGTCATGTTAGTCCTTGGTGCGGCTTCGTTCAAGTTAAGGTCTTCGAATCCAATATTGTCATTTAAAAAAGACTTCTGACATCCAACCATTTTTATTGGCTTCATAATAAAATCATCGATGGCGAGGAATGAATCTACCATTAGCTCTTGTGCTGATAATCTCTTTGAGACGGGTTCCAAGCATTTTCCAATAAATCGTTGAGCTTCCACGTCTTGAACCTTGTAAAATGCCTTCGGTTTTTTACCCTAGGGGAGTATTTCACTTGCCATATTAACAAGTCTCTTGAGAGAATGACGATAGTCAACACATAACATTTCGAATATGATCTTACCGCTGTCACTTTCTTGTAAATTTGAGCGGGATTGGAGCATTCACTGTATGGATATTCAGTCGTGAGCATTTCTAAAATACACATTCCAAATGAGTATACATCGACAAGCTCGTTGTAGTTCTCATCATATAGCTCCGGTGCCATGAACTCCGGTGTGCCTATTACCATAAACACGAgaaaaataatgattttatcttaccttaaaaatttatatataaaatccagatttttctatttttctctcTCGAGTTTAAACATTAGCCAATGCTCTCTCGTCTCTACTCTCTACTCTCTGCTCTTTGCACTACGAAGCACTCGGGAATAGAACTATTAGCTACAAAAAAGACGCAAATGAGAAAGAATACCTATGACACTATGTGCCCTATGGGATCCACGAAGAATAGTTGCAAGGCCGAGATCACCGATCTTGACTTGTCCAAGATGGCCATTGACA contains the following coding sequences:
- the LOC116004965 gene encoding uncharacterized protein LOC116004965, with translation MCPLRIILIFLSVTLAGFFAFRNLKTPSDDYQSHAADETPVKLHSASSLSSSSSLPICSKVCGVIGNGFWTFVDMASGRYVWRHLVSSSNLNLKRADDLKF
- the LOC116003804 gene encoding uncharacterized protein LOC116003804, which produces MPALTGLKNTRVQKKLKVSAGKSKASNGSVVTTTSKRTSVTEGKKTGSRVRKPVDISFKGEITPGKRGRKEILKVEEDGHIKSLSSGGKRKRISAGRNTDEERALDANMGLQNRKSLSKLGRNKLKLETHTGKQRENEDYHVSGRSSRRDSSPRGRKSQEGEFLDEKKSRAKSKTVRKGNSIGDSMTNVNAKSRSEVRTNSNKNENEQKVESLKKSLKTKPKDKKGLADNIDITERPKKKKKGIRIDPHDISNKRLDDGTSMNDNNNNKQKKEDIEQKSNAEMSKNAQFRAIRPSPSILSFVEENLLGRRREIMLRRAGYNVELSAPLDNIPMSTSSERERIEEPVFRNKLTFFAAAKISSSFPPPDLPEIAFAGRSNVGKSSLLNALTRQWGVVRTSDKPGLTQTINFFKLAQKLCLVDLPGYGFAYAKEDVKEAWEELVKEYVSTRIGLKRVCLLIDTKWGMKARDHELVELMERSQTKYQIILTKTDTVFPIDVARRAMQIEENLKASKSAVQPLMMVSSKSGAGIRSLRTVLAKIARFAKP
- the LOC116004533 gene encoding probable serine/threonine-protein kinase WNK4, which gives rise to MYKGRFAEDDYLGYVETDPTGRYGRLGEILGKGAMKTVYKAIDEVLGMEVAWSQIKLNDVLQTPEDLQRLYSEVHLLSSLSHSSIIRFYSSWIDVERRTFNFITEMFTSGTLRGYRKKYKQVDICAIKIWARQILKGLVYLHGHDPPVIHRDLKCDNIFVNGHLGQVKIGDLGLATILRGSHRAHSVIGTPEFMAPELYDENYNELVDVYSFGMCILEMLTTEYPYSECSNPAQIYKKVTAGKKPKAFYKVQDVEAQRFIGKCLEPVSKRLSAQELMVDSFLAIDDFIMKPIKMVGCQKSFLNDNIGFEDLNLNEAAPRTNMTITGKSNPEDETIFLKVQIADKEGAVRNVFFPFDILSDTPTDVAIEMVKELEITDWKPTEIANMIDGEITGLVPQWKKWNQYDSSDYHALNYKDSDNEHHNPHFSFSSCSSSQVSFSGNSQGPRWLQDEWYEDTSSEGSSCSGNYSYLNYVSSDENDHISPRKQSQASVAVTHSHSRFCPGENSSTGNSPAQTCKDVPETNRASTSRDKCTLEMRRLTRNRSLVDMRSQLLHRSLVEEVSKRRLFNTVGSVENIGFQAPREGSRKSSRCVNAASSSEN
- the LOC116005347 gene encoding transcription repressor OFP17-like produces the protein MKLMITSSCKRFIFSPFKKIMLHLFKFRLRNSLSVGRRLRRPRQRRIAGERRIRRSIFRYLRKEREDDDEDEAMELKSYSDTTINQKAPFPSPLTPAYVRNNGREDGRIPDEMDGGDACRRFEKCLAGIVAGEGRMGVRDLNMDVEDLVYCWENLRCPVFLDLVCRFYRELCKDVFSDNVDPNIELHLKNHNRN